A segment of the Saccharomyces kudriavzevii IFO 1802 strain IFO1802 genome assembly, chromosome: 2 genome:
ACGGCGTTTGCGTAATCCCAAACTTCATAGATCCCTCAAAGTGTGATGAAATACTGGAGGAAATCGACCCGCATTTCTATAGGTACAGCTCATGGCAGGGTTCGCCCTTTCCGAAGGAAACTACGGTCGTGACAAGGTCCGTACTCCACTCGCCCATCATCTTAAAGGATGTTGTATCCAACGGGTTGTTCTGTGACATGGCAAGCCATTTTCTAGACGAGCAAAATTACTTCATGACTGGAAATGTCATCAGAAAATGTTCTAGTGGTATTCAACTCAACTCTGGTATTGTGTACAAGGTTGGGGCTGGCGCTGCAAACCAGGGCTATCACCGAGAAGATCACATCCACCATACTATCCATCAAGCATGTGAACGATTTCAATACGGAAAGGAAACATTATTCGGGGTAGGTGTTGCTTTCACAGATATGAACAAACTCAACGGGGCTACCCGTGTAATTGTTGGTTCCCACTTATGGGGTCCATACGATTCCTGCGGCAACTTCGATAAGAGGTTGGAATTTCATGTGGAGGCTGC
Coding sequences within it:
- the SKDI02G4110 gene encoding phytanoyl-CoA dioxygenase family protein, whose protein sequence is MNTTSTMNTKSLNFYEPYEIDGQKYITMAKKDDLGAYEPGLTQEAFTARDKSDYADITQKLEKYGVCVIPNFIDPSKCDEILEEIDPHFYRYSSWQGSPFPKETTVVTRSVLHSPIILKDVVSNGLFCDMASHFLDEQNYFMTGNVIRKCSSGIQLNSGIVYKVGAGAANQGYHREDHIHHTIHQACERFQYGKETLFGVGVAFTDMNKLNGATRVIVGSHLWGPYDSCGNFDKRLEFHVEAAKGDAVLFLGSLYHAASANQTLKDRIAGYFFMSQGYLKQEENLHFGTDLEFFKDMSLNNLQLLGLRTGEPYCGHIDYKSPGHLANPELFENENETENGYYGETIKVTYNDK